In Sedimenticola thiotaurini, the following proteins share a genomic window:
- a CDS encoding Rossmann-like domain-containing protein, whose product MSYLSRYQQLIWQIDNTLHLPTIERILLPPEISSSEIKDNFAFVLLNDGSTGPFYSCLGETRPWLASAAQDTVGQSVAGIAGQLDGVDIPRSALALGAFNAMSQHLMRRAGFDPSTIPRGSDIDGPDAHIGMVGFFGPLIERYLARGRRVTIIEQQPERVPAELGLPVFTSPEPLADCDTILCTASTLINNTLESIITAAGDAGKIHIIGPSASGLPDLLFQLGIGSTGGMIIDRPDELIKALAVGESWGACGRKYQLTQANYPGIAALLDAAGTP is encoded by the coding sequence ATGTCCTATCTGAGCCGCTATCAGCAACTGATCTGGCAGATCGACAACACCCTGCATTTGCCAACCATTGAGCGGATTCTACTGCCACCTGAAATATCATCATCCGAGATCAAGGACAACTTCGCCTTTGTATTGCTGAATGACGGCAGTACCGGCCCCTTTTACAGCTGCCTTGGCGAGACTCGCCCCTGGTTGGCATCGGCCGCTCAGGATACTGTTGGTCAATCGGTGGCGGGCATTGCCGGTCAACTGGATGGCGTTGATATTCCCCGCAGCGCACTGGCGTTGGGGGCATTCAATGCAATGAGTCAGCACTTGATGAGGCGGGCCGGTTTTGACCCCTCCACAATCCCCCGGGGCAGCGATATCGACGGGCCCGACGCCCACATTGGTATGGTCGGCTTTTTCGGCCCGCTTATAGAACGTTATCTTGCCCGGGGCCGGCGGGTAACGATAATCGAGCAGCAACCGGAACGGGTACCGGCCGAACTGGGCCTGCCGGTCTTCACCTCGCCGGAGCCATTGGCTGATTGCGACACCATTTTGTGCACCGCTTCGACCCTGATCAACAACACCCTGGAGTCGATCATCACGGCGGCTGGAGATGCGGGAAAGATCCATATAATCGGCCCAAGCGCCAGCGGTTTGCCGGACCTGCTGTTTCAACTGGGGATTGGCTCAACCGGCGGGATGATCATTGATCGGCCGGATGAGCTGATAAAAGCGCTGGCGGTGGGTGAATCCTGGGGCGCTTGCGGGCGTAAATACCAGTTAACCCAGGCCAACTATCCCGGCATAGCTGCTCTGCTGGATGCAGCGGGGACCCCATGA
- a CDS encoding aminoacyl-histidine dipeptidase, which translates to MNNAIANLAPQPVWKHFYQLTRIPRPSHHEAAVQAYVMQFGEGLGLPTFQDEAGNILIRKPASPGMESAPGVVLQGHLDMVPQANGDSGHDFTRDPIQARIEQEWVKASGTTLGADNGIGVAAALAVLESRQLKHGPIEALFTSNEEDGMTGAFGVQPAWLQGKMLLNLDSEDEGVLCIGCAGGANASTSLSYTPEPIEAGWVGYRLSISGLKGGHSGVDIHRGRANANKLLCRLLSVVEAACDARLSSLSGGNMRNAIPREATGILLVPASKSAELKRQIESHGNAITSELAAIEADLSIQLEPDTKAENWLPKPLQQGLLDALRACPSGVVRMSDTMPGLVESSTNLAIVKVADGQIEIKSLVRSSVDSARDELCAVHRSLFRLIGAETLIDGQYPGWKPDLDSPLLQVMRQTYREIFDNQAEIGAIHAGLECGIIGGQYPGMDMISFGPTIRYPHSPDECMHIPSVQRFWDLLVATLARLE; encoded by the coding sequence ATGAATAACGCCATTGCAAACCTAGCTCCCCAACCTGTCTGGAAACATTTTTATCAGCTTACCCGGATACCCCGGCCATCACACCATGAAGCTGCCGTGCAGGCCTACGTCATGCAGTTTGGAGAAGGCTTGGGATTGCCGACCTTTCAGGACGAGGCGGGCAACATTCTGATCCGGAAGCCGGCAAGCCCTGGCATGGAATCCGCTCCCGGCGTAGTACTGCAAGGGCATCTGGATATGGTGCCCCAGGCCAATGGGGACAGCGGCCACGACTTTACCCGGGATCCCATTCAGGCCCGGATCGAGCAGGAGTGGGTAAAGGCATCCGGAACCACCCTGGGGGCTGATAACGGCATCGGTGTGGCGGCCGCCCTGGCGGTGCTGGAGTCCCGACAGCTGAAACATGGCCCTATTGAGGCGCTGTTTACCAGCAACGAAGAGGACGGCATGACCGGTGCCTTCGGGGTTCAGCCCGCCTGGCTTCAGGGGAAAATGCTGCTCAACCTGGATTCCGAAGATGAAGGGGTTCTCTGTATCGGCTGTGCCGGTGGCGCCAATGCCAGTACCAGCCTGTCATACACTCCCGAGCCGATTGAAGCGGGCTGGGTCGGTTATCGTCTCTCGATCAGCGGACTCAAGGGTGGGCACTCGGGCGTGGACATTCATCGGGGCAGGGCGAATGCCAATAAGCTCCTGTGCCGCTTGTTGTCAGTGGTTGAGGCGGCCTGCGACGCCCGATTGAGTTCCCTGAGCGGCGGCAATATGCGTAATGCCATACCCCGGGAGGCGACCGGTATTCTGCTGGTGCCGGCATCCAAATCAGCAGAGCTGAAGAGGCAGATAGAGAGCCACGGGAACGCCATAACATCTGAATTGGCGGCAATCGAAGCGGATCTGTCGATCCAGTTGGAACCCGATACCAAAGCGGAAAATTGGCTGCCAAAACCGCTCCAGCAGGGTTTGCTGGACGCCCTGCGGGCCTGTCCCAGCGGGGTGGTGCGGATGAGCGATACCATGCCCGGCTTAGTGGAGAGCTCCACCAACCTGGCCATTGTGAAAGTGGCAGACGGTCAGATAGAGATCAAGAGCCTGGTGCGTAGTTCAGTGGACTCTGCCCGTGATGAGTTGTGTGCGGTACACCGCTCCCTGTTCCGCTTGATCGGGGCCGAGACCCTGATCGATGGTCAGTACCCCGGCTGGAAACCGGACCTGGATTCCCCTTTGTTACAAGTTATGCGCCAGACCTACCGGGAGATTTTTGATAATCAGGCCGAGATCGGCGCTATTCATGCCGGGCTCGAGTGCGGCATCATCGGTGGACAGTATCCAGGCATGGATATGATCTCATTCGGCCCCACCATCCGTTATCCCCATTCGCCGGATGAGTGCATGCACATTCCCTCGGTGCAGCGCTTCTGGGATCTGCTGGTGGCCACACTGGCACGGCTCGAGTGA
- a CDS encoding phosphoribulokinase: MSTKHPIIVITGSSGSGSWRVSDVFNHIAWREEISHLIVDGSAFHRYERDEMATQVEAASAEGRYLSHFSPEGNRLDLLESLFQEFSAGGTGQYRHYLHTEEQAQEHGQQVGTFTPWQALPENLDLLVYQGLHGAFSSPELDVQRHVDLSLGVAPIVNLEWIKKIHVDIRNRGYTLDEVRSVIQHRLHDYVHYITPQFSRTDINFQRIPLVDTSNPFDARDIPENDESMVVISFREPRNHDFAYLLNRIDGAFMSRRNSLVVPGGKMEFAMEILLNPLVHEMMERRRQLQEI; the protein is encoded by the coding sequence ATGTCAACTAAACACCCCATTATTGTGATCACTGGCTCGTCGGGATCCGGCTCCTGGCGAGTCAGTGATGTATTCAACCATATCGCCTGGCGTGAAGAGATCAGCCACCTGATTGTGGATGGCAGCGCTTTCCACCGCTACGAGCGGGACGAGATGGCGACACAGGTTGAAGCAGCCAGCGCCGAAGGGCGTTATCTGAGCCACTTCAGCCCCGAAGGCAATCGTCTCGATCTGCTGGAGTCCCTGTTTCAGGAGTTCTCCGCCGGTGGTACCGGTCAATATCGGCACTACCTGCACACCGAGGAGCAGGCGCAGGAGCATGGCCAGCAGGTGGGCACTTTCACCCCCTGGCAGGCATTGCCGGAAAACCTGGACCTGCTGGTTTACCAGGGGTTACATGGCGCCTTCAGCTCTCCTGAGCTGGATGTGCAGCGGCATGTGGATCTCTCTCTGGGAGTGGCGCCCATCGTTAATCTGGAGTGGATCAAGAAAATCCATGTAGACATCAGGAATCGGGGCTACACCCTGGATGAAGTTCGCTCGGTGATCCAGCATCGCCTGCATGACTATGTTCACTACATAACGCCGCAGTTCTCCAGAACAGATATCAATTTCCAGCGTATCCCACTGGTGGATACATCCAATCCGTTTGATGCCCGGGACATACCGGAGAATGACGAGAGTATGGTGGTGATCAGTTTCCGGGAACCCCGAAACCATGATTTTGCCTATCTGCTCAACCGGATTGACGGGGCCTTCATGTCCCGGCGCAATTCTCTGGTGGTGCCTGGTGGTAAAATGGAGTTCGCCATGGAGATATTGTTGAACCCCCTGGTGCATGAGATGATGGAGCGTCGACGCCAGTTACAGGAGATCTGA
- a CDS encoding carbon-nitrogen hydrolase — translation MNPNKNLKIALIQHACSSDRDENIALITDRIRQAAAAESQLVLLQELHNTPYFCQTEESRLFDLAETIPGPSTEHFSALAAELGLVIVCSLFEKRATGLYHNTAVVFDSDGRMAGCYRKMHIPDDPGFYEKFYFTPGDLGFTPIDTSIGRLGVLICWDQWYPEAARLMALAGAELLLYPTAIGWDPADDEDEQLRQREAWVTVQRGHAVANGLPVAACNRIGHEPDPSGQSQGITFWGHSFVCGPQGEFLGKSGSNEDILIVDINLERSESVRRIWPFLRDRRIDSFADLERRYIDKSPIKK, via the coding sequence ATGAATCCGAACAAAAACCTCAAGATCGCCCTGATCCAGCACGCCTGCAGCAGTGACCGGGATGAAAACATCGCCCTGATCACGGACAGGATACGTCAGGCTGCCGCGGCGGAAAGTCAACTGGTGTTATTGCAGGAACTGCACAACACCCCCTATTTCTGCCAAACAGAGGAGAGCCGTCTGTTTGACCTGGCAGAGACCATCCCAGGCCCTTCCACTGAGCACTTCAGTGCCCTGGCTGCTGAATTGGGTTTGGTAATCGTCTGCTCACTGTTCGAGAAGCGGGCCACTGGCCTCTATCACAACACCGCAGTGGTATTCGACAGTGATGGCCGGATGGCGGGATGTTATCGCAAGATGCATATTCCGGATGACCCTGGATTTTACGAGAAATTCTACTTTACCCCCGGTGATCTCGGTTTTACCCCCATTGACACCAGCATCGGTCGACTGGGGGTACTCATTTGCTGGGATCAGTGGTATCCGGAAGCAGCCAGACTGATGGCCCTGGCCGGTGCCGAACTACTGCTCTACCCCACAGCGATCGGTTGGGATCCAGCTGATGATGAGGATGAGCAGTTGCGGCAGCGGGAGGCCTGGGTCACCGTACAACGGGGTCATGCCGTCGCCAACGGCCTGCCGGTGGCGGCCTGCAACCGGATCGGCCATGAACCGGATCCTTCGGGACAGAGTCAGGGCATCACCTTTTGGGGACACTCCTTCGTCTGCGGACCCCAGGGAGAATTTCTTGGTAAGTCAGGTAGTAACGAAGATATCCTGATAGTGGATATCAACCTGGAGCGGAGCGAATCGGTACGCCGTATCTGGCCTTTTCTGAGGGATCGTCGAATCGATAGTTTTGCCGACCTTGAGCGGCGTTATATCGATAAATCACCAATCAAGAAGTAA
- a CDS encoding agmatine deiminase family protein, with protein sequence MTAKYHLPAEWTPQSAIMLTWPHRDTDWSDQLAAVDQVYLSICRQVSRFQMLLIVCNSERHQQVIRRKLEDAGIDSSALRFAIAQSNDSWARDHAPLTCIGEEGALLLDFQFNGWGGKYPANLDNQITETLFRSGVFAHIQRQPVPLVLEGGAIETDGQGTLLATRSSILTPSRNPQLKTVQVEAVLAEQLGIERFLWLDHGHLSGDDTDGHIDTLARFADPATILYSTATPDDPDYPELEAMAAELGRFRQPDGTPYRLVPLPPIPPIISADGHRLPAGYANFLIINDAVLLPVYDIPQDVEAVHCLQTHFPKREIIPINCLPLIRQNGSLHCITMQFPEQVGFPIPSPRPDPAD encoded by the coding sequence TTGACCGCCAAGTACCACCTGCCCGCCGAGTGGACCCCTCAATCCGCCATCATGCTCACCTGGCCCCATCGGGATACCGACTGGTCCGACCAGCTTGCAGCCGTAGACCAGGTCTACCTCTCTATCTGCCGACAGGTTAGCCGCTTCCAGATGCTGCTGATTGTCTGTAACAGCGAACGCCATCAGCAGGTTATCCGCCGCAAACTGGAGGACGCAGGTATAGATTCAAGTGCCCTGCGGTTTGCGATTGCTCAATCCAATGACAGCTGGGCACGAGATCACGCGCCTTTGACCTGTATCGGGGAAGAAGGTGCACTGCTGCTCGATTTTCAGTTCAATGGTTGGGGGGGAAAATACCCGGCCAACCTGGACAACCAGATAACAGAAACGCTGTTCCGTTCGGGTGTTTTTGCCCATATCCAGCGGCAGCCAGTGCCACTGGTGCTGGAGGGCGGCGCCATCGAAACCGATGGTCAGGGTACCCTTCTGGCCACCCGCAGCTCCATCCTGACCCCTAGCAGAAATCCGCAACTGAAAACGGTGCAGGTGGAGGCAGTGCTGGCTGAACAACTGGGGATCGAGCGCTTTCTGTGGCTGGATCACGGCCATCTTTCCGGGGATGATACTGACGGTCATATAGACACCCTGGCCCGATTTGCCGACCCGGCAACCATTCTCTACTCCACCGCCACGCCGGATGATCCGGACTATCCCGAGCTGGAAGCGATGGCAGCCGAACTGGGCAGATTCAGGCAACCTGACGGCACCCCCTACCGATTGGTACCTCTGCCACCGATTCCACCGATCATATCGGCTGATGGTCATCGGTTGCCGGCCGGTTATGCCAATTTCCTGATTATTAACGACGCCGTGTTGCTACCTGTGTACGATATCCCGCAGGATGTGGAAGCGGTGCACTGCCTGCAAACCCATTTCCCGAAACGGGAGATTATTCCCATCAACTGCCTGCCCCTGATCCGTCAGAATGGCAGTCTCCACTGCATTACCATGCAGTTTCCCGAGCAGGTCGGTTTTCCCATACCATCTCCCCGACCTGACCCCGCTGATTGA